In Haladaptatus cibarius D43, the sequence CGCCGTTCTCGCCGTCGCCCCCGAATACGCGGTTGACGCACTGTACGCGTGGAACGCGGGCGCGTTCGCCGGAACCCCTCGCGGGGCGGAAAACGCGAGCCTCGCCGTTGCGAACATGACCGGCGCGAACCGCATCCTCATCGGACTCGGCTGGTCGGCTATCGCCGTGTTCGCCATTTACAAAGCGAAGACGACGAACGACCCTGCGGTCGAAAGTCGGAGCGGCTTCCTCGCCGACCGAGTGAAACTCGACCCGGACATTTCGACCGAAATTCTCTTCCTCTTCATCGCAACCATCTACGCCTTCTTCGTGCCGCTCGGCGACGGCATCGGCTGGCCAGACATGGTGTTCCTCGTCGGCCTGTACTTCACATACATCATCTTCACGCTGAACGCGCCGCACACCGACGAAGAGCAGGTCGGCGTCCCGGCCTACTTCCAGTCGTTCAAAAAGAGCATTCGTGTTCCCATCTATCTCGGGATGTTTGCGTTCTCGGCTGTCGTTATTTTCACCGCCGTCGAACCGTTCGCGCACGGATTGGAGGCATACGGGGAGCAAATCGGCGTTCCCTCGTTCTTGATGATTCAGTGGGTTGCGCCGCTCGCTAGCGAGAGTCCGGAACTCATCGTCGTCGCGTATCTGGTCAACAAGGCGCGCTCGACGGCGGCGTTCAACGCGCTCATCTCCTCGAAACTCAACCAGTGGACGCTCCTCATTGGAACCCTCGTCCTCGTTTACAGCATCTCGCTCGGCAGTCTCGAAACCCTTCCGCTCGGCCAGAAACAAGCTGGTGAAATCTGGCTCACCGCCGCACAGAGCTTCTTCGCGCTGGCGATTCTGGTCAACTTCACAATCAGCATCCGCGAAGCCCTCGCACTGCTCGTGTTGTTCCTCGTGCAGTTGTATCCGGATTTCCACCACTACGACGCTCTCATCGCGTTCAGCGCCGTTTACATCGTCCTCGGAATCGCGCTGTTGGCGACTCGCCGGGAGGCGCTTCAATTCCTCGTCGGTCGCGTCTACAAGCGTATTTCCGGCGGCGAACCGGCACCGGTAGAACAGGTCTGACCGTTTCGGCACTCCAACAGCGCCCGTAGAAGTCAGTCCACATTCGACGCCCTTTTTCGATTTTAGCGCGGAGTCCTGACCATGATTGCCGTCGTCGTCAGCCGCGCCGATTACGCCTCGGAACACATCGGCGAGCAGTTGCATTCGAAAGCGGAGTGGATGGAAAACGAAGACGATTCTCGCCCCGACGCCGACGGTGGCGGAACGTACTACCAGCGCGAGGGATTCGAACTTCGCGAGTTCGAATCCCTCCACCTCGACATCGAAAACGTTGCAGAGGCGTTCTCGAATCCCGAAATGCTCGTCTTCGCCTCCCGCCACTCGGGCGACACCGGCCCACTGCTGACGGCACACTTCACGGGCAACTTCGGCCCGGCGGAGTACGGCGGGGCGGACGGGAAACTCGCGGAAACGTCTCCGAACGCGCAGAAAAAACTGCTCGATTCGTTCGACGAGCACGCGCCGGAATCCTACGAAGTTGGCATGGAGTGTACCCATCACGGGCCGAGCGAAGTCCGCGTTCCGTCGATGTTCGTGGAACTCGGAAGCGGCGACGAACAGTGGAACGATTCCGATGCGGCGCGCGCAGTCGCGCAGGCCATCCTTGACCTTCACGGCGTCGAACCGACGCGCGAACGACAACTGGTTGGCTTCGGTGGCGGTCACTACGTCCCGCGATTCGAGCGAATCGTCCGCGAGACGGACTGGGCCGTCGGCCACATCGCCTCGGACTGGAATCTGGAGGAACTCGGGTCGCCAGACGAGTCACAGGCGCGGGAAACGATTCGGCAGGCGTTCGAGCGAAGCGGCGCGGAGTACGCGGTTTGTGAGGGTGAGTACCCGGAACTGGAATCGGTCGTCGCCGACCTCGGCTATCGACTCGTGAGCGAAACGTGGGTTCGGGAGGTGTCCGGCGTTTCCCTCTCGCTCGCGGAAAAGCTGGAAACCGAACTGTCGTCGGTCGAATCCGGA encodes:
- a CDS encoding sodium:calcium antiporter is translated as MKERLRHPLTAVFLSVLLTAPWMGLWATGNAHSLSTLQTIAITGISVLGASFLLAWGAETAEEDVPRAFALAILAVLAVAPEYAVDALYAWNAGAFAGTPRGAENASLAVANMTGANRILIGLGWSAIAVFAIYKAKTTNDPAVESRSGFLADRVKLDPDISTEILFLFIATIYAFFVPLGDGIGWPDMVFLVGLYFTYIIFTLNAPHTDEEQVGVPAYFQSFKKSIRVPIYLGMFAFSAVVIFTAVEPFAHGLEAYGEQIGVPSFLMIQWVAPLASESPELIVVAYLVNKARSTAAFNALISSKLNQWTLLIGTLVLVYSISLGSLETLPLGQKQAGEIWLTAAQSFFALAILVNFTISIREALALLVLFLVQLYPDFHHYDALIAFSAVYIVLGIALLATRREALQFLVGRVYKRISGGEPAPVEQV
- a CDS encoding D-aminoacyl-tRNA deacylase encodes the protein MIAVVVSRADYASEHIGEQLHSKAEWMENEDDSRPDADGGGTYYQREGFELREFESLHLDIENVAEAFSNPEMLVFASRHSGDTGPLLTAHFTGNFGPAEYGGADGKLAETSPNAQKKLLDSFDEHAPESYEVGMECTHHGPSEVRVPSMFVELGSGDEQWNDSDAARAVAQAILDLHGVEPTRERQLVGFGGGHYVPRFERIVRETDWAVGHIASDWNLEELGSPDESQARETIRQAFERSGAEYAVCEGEYPELESVVADLGYRLVSETWVREVSGVSLSLAEKLETELSSVESGLRFGEVAGSMGTAADTDDTDDTDDADDPNDADDPNEFEIVPLPDDLLDSATGIDREETRDAVAKHAIAFETEQGGTRVSGRAAVRGPDDYDAIIDALAALLDRKYDEVERTPDEIVVRETGFDPEKARKLGVSEGPKFGKLSAGTAVTVAERTIPPEAVRTERTHRFSI